A genome region from Desulfurispora thermophila DSM 16022 includes the following:
- a CDS encoding HD domain-containing phosphohydrolase, with the protein MSEMEFKKIFDLSPLPIYVLQDGKFRLANPKMVQLTGYTLEEVLDMPFYQLIHPEDRPRVVDTALRRLKGEPVPESYEFRAVNKAGQVVHLSGVFSRIIFQGKPAVLGQVMDVSVLKQAETQLRQSETRYRNLLDNISDIVYTHDVTEWRFVEVNRAIELVMQYPAEKWQGQYIADLLTPRLRHTFTDYMQQIITTGASRGVMCVLDAQGRERYLEYNSLLNRDTSPPLVHGIARDITDRILRRRQLELVYEGIIATMSQLVELRDPYTAGHQKQVADLSQRIGRKLGLDKKRLKLLHNAAMLHDIGKITIPLEILVKPGKLSTLEWNFITLHPLMGKQILQQIPQSADLVEIVAQHHERLDGSGYPDNLAGEQIRLEARIIAVADVYDAMTSHRPYRPALSRQEALAELLSKAGEYYDPAVVEAFAKIIR; encoded by the coding sequence ATGTCCGAAATGGAATTTAAAAAAATATTCGACCTCTCACCACTGCCCATCTATGTGCTGCAGGACGGCAAATTCCGGCTGGCCAACCCCAAAATGGTACAGCTCACGGGTTACACCCTGGAGGAAGTGCTGGATATGCCCTTTTACCAGCTCATCCACCCGGAAGACCGGCCCCGGGTGGTGGATACCGCCCTGCGCCGCTTAAAGGGCGAACCGGTGCCCGAATCATACGAGTTTCGCGCCGTCAACAAAGCGGGGCAGGTAGTGCATTTGAGCGGGGTTTTCTCCCGCATCATTTTCCAGGGCAAACCGGCTGTGCTGGGCCAGGTGATGGATGTCAGTGTGCTCAAACAGGCCGAAACGCAGCTGCGCCAGTCGGAGACGCGCTACCGCAACCTGCTGGACAATATCAGCGATATTGTTTATACCCACGATGTGACCGAGTGGCGCTTTGTGGAAGTGAACCGGGCTATTGAGCTGGTCATGCAATACCCGGCGGAAAAATGGCAGGGCCAGTATATCGCCGATTTGCTCACCCCCCGCCTGCGCCACACTTTTACCGATTATATGCAGCAAATCATTACCACGGGAGCCAGCCGGGGAGTGATGTGCGTCCTGGACGCCCAGGGCCGGGAACGCTACCTGGAATACAACTCGCTGCTCAACCGGGATACATCTCCCCCCCTGGTACACGGCATCGCCCGGGACATCACCGACCGTATCCTGCGCCGCCGCCAGCTGGAACTGGTTTACGAAGGGATTATCGCCACCATGTCCCAATTGGTGGAACTGCGCGACCCTTATACGGCGGGCCACCAGAAACAGGTAGCCGACCTGTCCCAGCGCATCGGCCGCAAACTGGGGCTGGATAAAAAGCGCCTGAAGCTGCTGCATAACGCAGCCATGCTGCACGATATCGGCAAGATTACCATACCGCTGGAGATTCTGGTCAAACCGGGCAAGTTGTCAACCCTGGAGTGGAATTTCATCACCCTGCACCCGTTGATGGGCAAGCAGATTCTGCAGCAAATACCCCAGTCGGCCGATCTGGTGGAGATTGTGGCCCAGCACCACGAGCGTCTGGACGGTTCGGGTTACCCGGACAATCTGGCCGGTGAACAAATCCGCCTGGAAGCACGCATAATTGCCGTGGCCGATGTTTACGACGCCATGACCTCCCACCGTCCCTACCGCCCGGCCCTCTCCCGCCAGGAAGCGCTGGCCGAGCTACTCAGCAAGGCGGGGGAATATTACGACCCTGCCGTGGTGGAGGCTTTTGCAAAGATAATCCGGTAA
- the tsaD gene encoding tRNA (adenosine(37)-N6)-threonylcarbamoyltransferase complex transferase subunit TsaD — protein MAVYILGIETSCDETSAAVVRDGRQILSSVIASQGGEHSKFGGVVPEVASRKHLEWLNPVLQEALERAGIGWHDLSGVAVTYGPGLVGALLVGLSAAKAIALALDIPLLAVNHMQGHVLANWLEEPLPELPAVCLVVSGGHTDLLLLRGLCEFELLGQTRDDAAGEAFDKVARVLGLGYPGGPLIDRLARQGDSRAIEFPRAFLEEDSLDFSFSGLKSAVINYLHRATQQGVAVNRADVAASFQQAVVDVLVEKTMLAARRCGVRQLLLAGGVAANSALRSALERAAAQQGCRLACPPPVLCTDNAAMVACAGYYKYLRGDFAPLTVNAVPYLEPGQDAY, from the coding sequence ATGGCGGTTTACATCCTGGGCATAGAAACTTCCTGTGATGAGACTTCCGCTGCCGTGGTGCGGGACGGACGGCAGATCCTGTCCAGCGTGATTGCTTCCCAGGGGGGCGAACACAGCAAGTTTGGCGGTGTGGTGCCCGAGGTGGCCTCGCGCAAACACCTGGAGTGGCTCAATCCGGTGCTGCAGGAGGCTCTGGAGCGAGCCGGTATAGGCTGGCACGACCTCTCCGGTGTGGCCGTGACCTACGGTCCGGGGCTGGTGGGCGCCCTGCTGGTGGGTTTATCGGCGGCCAAGGCCATTGCCCTGGCCCTGGATATTCCCCTGCTGGCCGTCAATCATATGCAGGGTCACGTGCTGGCCAACTGGCTGGAGGAACCGCTGCCCGAACTGCCGGCCGTGTGTCTGGTGGTGAGTGGTGGGCACACGGATTTGCTGCTGCTGCGGGGGCTCTGTGAATTTGAGCTTTTGGGGCAGACGCGCGACGACGCGGCCGGTGAGGCTTTTGACAAAGTGGCCCGCGTGCTGGGCCTGGGTTATCCGGGCGGTCCGCTCATCGACCGGCTGGCCCGGCAGGGCGACAGCCGGGCCATTGAGTTTCCCCGTGCCTTTCTGGAAGAGGACAGCCTGGATTTCAGCTTCAGCGGTCTCAAGTCGGCCGTGATCAACTACCTGCACCGGGCGACCCAGCAGGGGGTGGCAGTGAACAGAGCCGACGTGGCGGCCTCCTTTCAGCAGGCCGTGGTGGATGTGCTGGTGGAAAAGACCATGCTGGCCGCCCGGCGCTGCGGTGTGCGCCAGTTACTTCTGGCCGGGGGAGTGGCTGCCAACAGCGCCCTGCGGTCGGCCCTGGAGCGGGCGGCGGCGCAGCAGGGCTGCCGGCTGGCCTGTCCGCCGCCAGTGCTGTGTACCGACAACGCGGCCATGGTGGCCTGTGCCGGCTATTATAAATATCTGCGGGGCGATTTTGCGCCCCTGACCGTAAATGCAGTACCCTATTTGGAGCCGGGGCAGGACGCCTACTAG
- a CDS encoding radical SAM protein, with protein MQQKLSEFEINSFLVHCAGRHNILPLTSLCNVRCLFCSHHQNPPGVESIFLPPVSEHQFFLMLDCLDPGRPVVIGESVTRLMEGEPLTHPHFRSFLTQLRRRFPRQLIKLTTNGTLLDREMVEFLAEMRPLEITLSLNSASPAGRQKLMRDGRAAVALQAGELLGRYGILWQGSVVAMPRVVGWDDINDTLRFLAASGAACIRLFVPGYTRLAPVALRMSGSDREALERLVREWRQNSAVPLTLEPPGLTDLAAELAGVLPGSPAQVAGLQAGDVVLEVNGRPVFSRADAFEKAFALPGPLLTCRRGERVFTVRLEKKARCFSGLVLDCDLAPDELAAVAAIIERHRPSTVRVLTGELAHPLLKAAMQRWGPPLSRVELVAVPNHFFGGNIACAGLLTVGDMARALAELKPVDLLLLPGRAFDMRGRDLRGEKYSALAGKYARAVELV; from the coding sequence GTGCAGCAAAAATTGTCGGAATTTGAAATAAATAGTTTCTTGGTGCACTGTGCCGGCCGGCACAATATCCTGCCCCTCACCTCGTTGTGCAATGTGCGCTGCCTTTTTTGCAGCCACCACCAGAACCCGCCGGGAGTGGAGAGCATTTTTCTGCCGCCGGTTAGCGAACATCAGTTTTTCTTGATGTTGGACTGTTTGGATCCGGGCCGCCCGGTGGTGATTGGCGAGTCGGTTACCCGGTTGATGGAAGGCGAGCCGCTCACCCACCCGCATTTCCGTTCTTTCCTGACACAGCTGCGCCGCCGTTTTCCCCGCCAGTTGATCAAGCTCACCACCAACGGTACACTGCTGGACCGGGAGATGGTGGAGTTCCTGGCGGAAATGCGGCCGCTGGAAATTACTCTTTCGCTGAACAGCGCCTCACCGGCCGGGCGGCAAAAGCTGATGCGGGACGGGCGGGCGGCGGTGGCCCTGCAGGCGGGTGAACTGCTGGGCCGTTACGGCATACTCTGGCAGGGCAGTGTGGTGGCCATGCCCCGGGTGGTGGGCTGGGACGATATAAATGATACTCTCCGGTTCCTGGCAGCCAGTGGTGCTGCCTGCATCCGCCTGTTTGTGCCCGGCTATACCCGGCTGGCGCCGGTCGCTCTGCGTATGTCCGGGTCGGACAGAGAAGCGCTCGAGCGGTTGGTGCGGGAGTGGCGGCAAAACAGCGCCGTGCCCCTCACACTGGAGCCGCCCGGTCTGACCGATTTGGCCGCGGAACTGGCCGGTGTGTTGCCCGGTTCCCCAGCGCAGGTTGCCGGTCTGCAGGCGGGGGATGTGGTGCTGGAAGTCAACGGGCGGCCGGTTTTCAGCCGGGCGGATGCTTTTGAAAAGGCTTTTGCCCTGCCCGGGCCGCTCTTGACCTGCCGGCGGGGGGAGCGCGTCTTTACTGTGCGGCTGGAGAAAAAGGCCCGCTGTTTTTCCGGCCTGGTGCTGGATTGCGACCTGGCGCCCGATGAACTGGCCGCTGTTGCCGCGATCATAGAGCGCCACCGCCCGTCCACCGTGCGGGTCCTCACCGGTGAGCTGGCCCACCCGCTGCTTAAGGCCGCTATGCAGCGCTGGGGGCCGCCCTTGTCCCGGGTGGAGCTGGTGGCCGTGCCCAATCATTTTTTCGGTGGCAACATCGCCTGCGCCGGGCTTTTGACCGTGGGTGACATGGCGCGGGCGCTGGCGGAGCTTAAGCCGGTGGATCTGCTGCTTTTGCCCGGCCGGGCCTTTGACATGCGGGGGCGGGACCTGCGGGGGGAAAAATATAGCGCTTTAGCAGGAAAGTATGCCCGGGCCGTGGAACTGGTATAG
- a CDS encoding phenylacetate--CoA ligase family protein, producing the protein MSMYWEKEKETMSRDELCALQLARLQETVRRVYENVPFYRRKMQEAGIEPGDIKELGDLRKLPFTVKQDLRDNYPFGLFAVPLSEVVRLHASSGTTGKPTVVGYTQEDIAMWANLMARALVMAGATRHDVVQNAYGYGLFTGGIGVHYGAERLGATVVPISGGNTARQLMLMQDFGTTILTCTPSYALYLAEEGERAGLDFRQLPLKAGIFGAEPWSERMRVQLEEKLDITALDIYGLSEVLGPGVSMECREKQGMHIFEDHFIAEVIDPDTGENLPYGAQGELVFTSLTKQALPIIRYRTRDITVLDDRPCACGRTFVRMRRVTGRSDDMLIVRGVNVFPSQVESVLLEFGETEPHYLLVVDRKGNLDELEVWVELSEKMFSDQVRQLEGLENRLRGRLASVLGINARVKLVEPRTIPRSEGKAKRVMDRREL; encoded by the coding sequence ATGAGCATGTACTGGGAGAAAGAGAAAGAGACCATGAGCCGAGACGAGCTTTGCGCGCTGCAACTGGCCCGGCTGCAGGAAACCGTGCGGCGGGTGTACGAAAATGTGCCCTTTTACCGGCGCAAGATGCAGGAAGCAGGTATCGAGCCGGGGGACATCAAAGAGCTGGGCGATTTGCGCAAGTTGCCCTTTACCGTCAAACAGGACTTGCGGGACAATTACCCCTTCGGCCTTTTTGCCGTGCCGCTATCCGAGGTGGTGCGCCTGCACGCGTCATCCGGCACCACGGGCAAGCCCACCGTGGTGGGCTACACACAGGAGGACATTGCCATGTGGGCCAACCTGATGGCCCGCGCCCTGGTCATGGCCGGGGCCACCCGGCACGATGTGGTGCAGAACGCCTATGGTTATGGCCTGTTTACCGGTGGTATCGGTGTGCATTACGGGGCCGAGCGCCTGGGGGCCACGGTGGTGCCCATTTCGGGTGGCAACACGGCCCGGCAGCTGATGCTGATGCAGGATTTTGGCACCACCATCCTCACCTGCACCCCTTCCTACGCCCTCTACCTGGCCGAGGAGGGCGAGCGGGCCGGCCTGGACTTCCGGCAGTTACCCTTGAAAGCGGGCATCTTTGGGGCCGAGCCCTGGTCGGAGCGCATGCGCGTCCAGCTGGAGGAAAAATTAGACATTACGGCCCTGGACATATACGGCTTGAGTGAAGTGCTGGGTCCCGGCGTGTCCATGGAGTGCCGGGAGAAACAGGGCATGCACATTTTTGAAGACCACTTTATTGCCGAGGTGATCGACCCCGATACGGGCGAGAACCTGCCCTATGGCGCGCAGGGCGAGCTGGTCTTCACCTCGTTGACCAAACAGGCCCTGCCCATCATTCGTTACCGCACCCGGGACATCACCGTGCTGGACGATCGCCCCTGCGCCTGCGGCCGCACCTTTGTGCGCATGCGGCGGGTGACCGGACGCAGCGACGACATGCTCATTGTGCGCGGCGTCAACGTTTTCCCCTCCCAGGTGGAGAGCGTGCTGCTGGAGTTTGGCGAAACCGAGCCCCATTACCTGCTGGTGGTGGACCGCAAGGGCAATCTGGACGAACTGGAAGTGTGGGTGGAGCTTTCCGAGAAAATGTTCAGCGACCAGGTGCGCCAGCTGGAGGGCCTGGAAAACCGCCTGCGCGGCCGCCTGGCCAGTGTGCTGGGTATAAACGCCCGCGTCAAGTTGGTGGAGCCGCGCACTATCCCCCGCAGCGAGGGCAAGGCCAAACGGGTGATGGACCGGCGCGAGCTTTAG
- a CDS encoding ACT domain-containing protein: MKIKQISVFLENKSGRLARVTKVLGQHDINIRALSIADTTDFGILRLIVNNPDKAFQVLKEAGFTVSVTEVLAVEVTDRPGGLAEALAVLQEAEINIEYLYAFVQKATNAALVVFRVEQLDKAIEALQKHNISIMPEEKVYSL; the protein is encoded by the coding sequence GTGAAAATAAAGCAAATATCGGTTTTTCTGGAGAACAAGTCGGGCCGTCTGGCCCGGGTGACCAAAGTGCTGGGCCAGCACGACATCAACATCCGCGCCCTCTCCATTGCCGACACCACGGACTTTGGCATCCTGCGCCTGATTGTAAACAACCCGGACAAGGCCTTCCAGGTGCTCAAGGAAGCCGGTTTTACCGTCAGTGTTACCGAAGTGCTGGCCGTGGAGGTGACCGACCGTCCCGGTGGGCTGGCCGAAGCCCTGGCCGTGTTGCAGGAAGCCGAGATCAATATCGAGTACCTGTACGCTTTTGTGCAAAAGGCCACCAACGCCGCCCTGGTGGTTTTCCGGGTGGAGCAGCTGGACAAAGCCATTGAGGCTTTGCAAAAGCATAATATTTCCATAATGCCGGAAGAAAAGGTGTATTCGCTGTAA
- a CDS encoding 5-formyltetrahydrofolate cyclo-ligase: MSGKEEADKTVAAKKALRRAVLAARQALDEVTIQQKSAAICRRLMALPVWEKVRTLMAYVDFRGEVATASLILQALAGGKTVAAPVTIISEKKLIPVVIERYPEDLQPGVWGIREPDPERGRHLAPEELDLVIVPGVAYDVKGNRLGYGGGFYDRFLPRTRPDTVFVAPAYELQIRDYCYPGPHDCPVDIIVTEERVIYTGARGKRAGGPDQGR, from the coding sequence ATGTCAGGCAAAGAAGAGGCAGATAAAACAGTTGCCGCCAAGAAGGCTTTGCGCCGTGCCGTGCTGGCTGCCCGCCAGGCTTTGGATGAGGTGACCATCCAGCAGAAAAGTGCAGCCATCTGCCGGCGGCTGATGGCTTTACCGGTGTGGGAAAAGGTGCGTACTCTGATGGCCTATGTGGACTTCAGGGGTGAGGTGGCTACCGCTTCGCTGATTTTGCAGGCCCTGGCCGGTGGCAAGACGGTGGCCGCTCCGGTTACCATCATTAGTGAAAAGAAACTCATTCCAGTAGTCATAGAAAGGTACCCGGAGGATTTACAGCCGGGTGTCTGGGGCATCCGGGAGCCCGATCCGGAGCGGGGACGCCATCTGGCACCGGAAGAGCTGGATTTGGTGATTGTGCCCGGCGTGGCCTATGATGTAAAGGGCAACCGCCTGGGGTACGGGGGCGGCTTTTATGACCGCTTTCTGCCCCGCACCCGTCCGGACACGGTTTTTGTGGCTCCGGCCTACGAACTGCAGATCAGGGATTACTGCTATCCCGGTCCGCATGACTGCCCGGTGGATATTATTGTCACCGAGGAAAGGGTGATTTACACCGGGGCGCGCGGCAAGCGGGCGGGTGGTCCGGATCAGGGACGGTAG
- the nuoE gene encoding NADH-quinone oxidoreductase subunit NuoE — MACQCSQQDAAAREQAMRQALEKYKNMRGALIPLLQEAQEIYGYLPKEVMQLISRELGIPFSKTYGVATFYAQFHLKPRGRNIIRVCQGTACHVRGGAKILEEVKDKLQVKVGDSTADLRYTLETVACIGACGLAPAMMVNDDTHGRLTPEKAVQVLEQYE; from the coding sequence TTGGCCTGTCAATGCAGTCAGCAAGATGCGGCAGCCCGGGAACAGGCCATGCGCCAGGCGCTGGAAAAGTACAAGAACATGCGCGGCGCGCTGATTCCGCTGCTGCAGGAAGCACAGGAAATCTACGGTTATCTGCCCAAAGAGGTTATGCAACTGATATCCCGCGAGCTGGGCATTCCCTTCAGCAAAACCTACGGTGTGGCCACTTTTTACGCCCAGTTCCACTTAAAGCCGCGGGGCCGCAATATCATCCGCGTTTGCCAGGGTACGGCCTGCCATGTGCGGGGCGGCGCCAAGATTTTAGAAGAAGTTAAAGACAAGCTCCAGGTGAAGGTGGGCGACAGTACGGCCGACCTGCGTTATACGCTGGAGACCGTGGCCTGCATTGGTGCCTGCGGTTTGGCGCCGGCCATGATGGTGAACGATGATACCCACGGCCGCCTGACGCCGGAAAAGGCTGTGCAGGTGCTCGAGCAGTACGAGTAG